The genomic segment AGTAGCAATATCTGTGTTCGGTTCATCAAGCCAAACATTGCTTGAATTCGTTTCCCAATCCTTTGATGTTTCTCGATCGCAAGTTGGTTCAAAGCTTTCCACCAACATCAACCGTCCTTCTTTGTAAGCTTGTCTCAGCGCTATGGCTTCGGCAACAATGCGCTGTGCTGTCAACCCCTCGTCATCCATCATCTTTTGTAAAGCCGTCCCAGTTCTTTCGTCAGTCTCTTGGATCGGTGGAATTTGGCAGTACCGCCCTCCGTTTTTTGTCCGCCGCCAGATGCTGGGTAATTCTTGCTTTGGTTCCTTGGGTTGTCGCTGCTTAACAATCAAGTCTCGAACAGCAGATTGGTTAATTTCGGTTAAAGTTTGCAGCAGGTCAATGACGCTTTGGTACTTTTTGGGATTGTTTGCCAGTTGGAATATTGTTGCTGGCTCAATTTGAGTTAAGTCTCGATCTGAAAACTGTTTGAATGCTGCAGCTACTTTTAAGTACTTCCGGTCTTCATTCTTCCAACCCCGGCAATTCAGTAACTGTCTGTACTCCCTTTTGGATAACTGCTCCTTCTGTTGGGCAAGCCATAAAGCATGGTTGAGGATGTGTGAAGTAGATTGAGCTAATCCTTCAAAAGAATCGCTACCTGTTTGGAGTGCTGTAGTCGCGCCCTGAGCTTTAACGTATTTTTCAAACTCTTGTTGAGCAATAACTTGTTCGTTTGTTGCAACAGCTTGTAGTTGTGGCATAATAGGTATTAATTGAATTAATTTAAAGATGTAAAAGGCGATCCCACCTTGACTTAGGTCAGAGGGATCGTCTTTTTTACTGTTTATTAGTATATAGCTTATACGCTACGTAAATTTACATTTAAATATAAAATTTTCTTATCAGCTATGGAAAATGGAAAATAAATAGTCAAAACGCAGCCTGACTATAAACTAAGATTTGGAGGAAACTATGTAAAGTAGATAAAAAAGGAAGATTCTCAAAAAATGATTCGTTGGCGGCTTAGGATGCTAATGGCAGAGAAAAAAATCAGCAACAAAGAACTTGCCGAGCTTTCCGGCGTTCATCCCACTTCCATTTCAAAGCTAAAAAACGTGGATGAGATCGAGCAGATTAGCGGTAGGGTTCTCAACAACTTGTGTAATGGCTTAACAAAGGCTTATCGTGGCAGAAGAGAAAACCGAATTATTACTCCTACCGATTTACTTGAATACACCTACGATGGCGATGATTGTTATCCAACCGGATCTGAGGTCAAACCGTTGGGGCAAAAAGCTAGCCCCATACCCAATAGCTAATCCCCACTCTCCTATTCCCTAACCTCTATTCATAGTTTATAATTGGGGATTGTGTCGAATTAACGCCAATCCATGCCCAAACTAAAAACGCGTAAAGCTGCGGCGAAAAGGTTTCGCGCCACTGGTAGTGGTAAAATCATGCGCCGTAAAGCTTTTAAAAATCACCTCTTAGAGCACAAAAGTTCTAATAAAAAGCGCCAACTGTCCAAAATGGCAGTTGTCAACGAGCGCGATGAAGAAAATGTACGCGGAATGCTTCCTTATTTGTAATTAATTGGTGGAATTGAAAAGATGACAAGGGTAAAACGCGGTAACGTTGCTCGCAAACGCCGCAAAAAAATTCTCAAACTTGCTAAAGGTTTTCGCGGTTCTCACTCAACTCTGTTTAGAACGGCCAATCAGCGAGTCATGAAGGCGCTTCGGAATGCCTATCGCGATCGCAAAAAGCGCAAACGCGATTTCCGTCGCCTGTGGATTACTCGCATTAACGCAGCAGCACGGTTGCATGGTTTGAGCTACAGCCAGTTAATGGGCAATCTCAAAAAAGCGGACGTGCAACTCAATCGCAAAATGTTGGCGCAATTAGCAGTTCTCGATCCGGCTAGCTTCAGCAAAGTTGCTGAATTGGCAACTCAAGCAAAAGGATAAAGGGAGCAGGTGATGGGTAACGGATGTAACAGATGGAAGACTATCGATCGGTTATATCCTCTGTTATCTGCTGCCATTTTTGTGCTTCTAGCTTTCTGCTTTGTTTTTGCAGATGCAAGATTGTCCGCATCTGCTGCCCAATTATCAGAGATTCAACGAAGAGGCTACATCAAGATTGCTGTCAAAGATAACTTGCGTCCATTGGCATTTAGAGATGCAAGCGGTCAACTGCAAGGTTTGGAAATTGATTTAGCAAAAGCATTGACAGTAGACTTACTAGGTAAAGAAGATTTGGTTCGCCTGCAGCCCGTAATAAATCAAGATCGTTTGTCAGCAGTCTTGGAAGATAAAGTTGACATTGGCATTGCTAGAGTCACAGCAACGTCTTCACGTGCTCGTTTGGTGAGTTTTAGCGTTCCTTACTACTTTGATGGATCTGTCCTGCTGACAAAAGATAATACGGTGCAGCAGTTAAGCCATCTAACAAAACGGAAAATAGCTGTTCTCGATCGCTCAAGCACAATTGCCGCAGTACGGTACTATTTGCCGAGTGCTGAGTTAGTCGGAGTAGATTCTTATCAAGCAGCAATTGCTCTATTGGAAAAAGATGCAGTTGCTGCTTTTGCTGCAGATGGAAGTGTTCTAAGTGGTTTCGTTCAACAGTACCCACAGTATCGAATCTTACTAACGAAACTGTCTACAGAGCCACTGTCTGTAGTGATGCCCAAAGGTTTGCAGTATGATGAATTGCGAAGACGGGTGAATGTAGCGATCGCTCGCTACATAGATTCTGGTTGGCTCTCTGAACGTCTAAAGTACTGGGGCTTACCAAATCAATTTACTGATTTCAAACAAAATTTCTAAAAGAGATTGAACGCTGGACACCAAACTCAAGAAATTTGATAGCAAACCGAAGCCCCTACCCTATTTTGAACAACTCTTCTCCAAGCCCCTAAAATATCAAGTTTCACTATCACTACTTAAAGAATTCAAGGGTTTTTCGTGAAAAAGACGTAAAGATAGTAGACAGAAGATCTCTAATATCAGTACTTTTACAGAAGCACCAAAAATTCAAAAAGTTCCAGTCAATAGCCTAATAAAGTAAATGGCTAGGGTTAGGATTTTCTATACAAGCAGAAAATGCTTGACAGATTGCCTAAAAGCAGCTACCAAACTACACATTCAGGTACGTACAAGGGTGTTTTCTATCTGGTGCGTAGTAGCTAAAGCAGTATTGCCTCACAAAATGATATGCAAGGCGAAAAAAAGGTAGAGACATTTGGCAATTCCAAGCAACCAGGAACGCTGGTAAGACTTTGGGATTTTTCCAATATATCAATCAACGATCTCTTTAGAGAACGCAAAACGGTATTTGAGCCTCGAAAGCATTTAGACGCGGCTATTCAATGGCTCAAACGTGCTCAAGATTGCAGCCCCGATGACGGAATTAGTTGGGGTTACTCCCTTAAAGGAGGATGGAGGCTTTCTTACCGCGAAACTACGGGATACATTGCTGACACATTTTTTGATTTGGCTTATGAAATTCAAGATGATGACGCTTGGAATCGAGCTGTCAGTGCATGCAAATGGTTAGTCAGAATACAGAACGATGATGGTTCAATTTCTGACCCTCGCTACGGTTCAAAAGGTATTGTCTTTGATACAGGTCAAGTCCTGCAAGGTCTGCTTCGAGCTTATGAAGAGACGCAAGATTTGTATTTTTTACAAGCAGCTGAAGCTGCTGGTAATTGGCTTGTGAAAGTAGCTGATGAAACAGGACGATGGACTCAAAACACTCATTTGAATGTTCCTCACGTCTATAACACTCGTGTTGCTTGGCCTTTGTTAAAACTACACGTTATAAGTCCCCACCCAGATAGAGAGAGAGTTGCTAGAGCTAACTTGGATTGGGCTGTTAGCCAGCAACAAGCTGGTTGGTTTGACCAATGTGCTTTTCAACCAGGTGTTCCTCCTTTCACTCACAACATCGCATACGCCAATCGCGGTCTTTTAGAAGCAGGTTATTTGCTTAACGAGCCAAAGTATATAGACGCTGCGATCGCAGGAGCCAGAGCAGTGTTAAAGCACGTTCGTGCGAATGGATTTATTCCCGGACAAATAGACCTTCAGGGAAAGCCTCACGGAAATTACTGCTGCTTAACCGGTAACTGTCAAATGGCAATTATTTGGCTCAAGCTTTTCCAACAAACAGGACAACAAGAATACTATCAAGCAGCATTCAACAGTTTGCAATACGTCATGTCCTGCCAAGATATTCAAACCTCCAACCCAAACATTCGAGGGGGGATTAAAGGTTCCGAGCCAATTTGGGGGACATACACTCGCTTATCCTATCCAAACTGGGCAGCGAAGTTTTTCGTAGATGCATTGCTTTTATTAATTACCCTCAAGCAATAAAGGACAGATGTGAGGATACAGTCATGGAAACCATGAAATTTTTCAATAGCAACCCTAAGAGCTTGCCGATTAAGCATTTCCAAGAAGAGGATCGGGCCAAACAAAGAGTGCAAATTTTAAATAGCAGTTTTGACCCCGTGACAATCCAAGAAACAGTTAACTGGGCAATTCGTTTCATCCAAGAGGAAAAAAGAGGATATATTTGCACCGTTAATGTAGCCATCCTCATGATGATGGAAAACAATAAACGATTGGCAAAAATTATTAA from the Tolypothrix bouteillei VB521301 genome contains:
- a CDS encoding helix-turn-helix domain-containing protein, yielding MLMAEKKISNKELAELSGVHPTSISKLKNVDEIEQISGRVLNNLCNGLTKAYRGRRENRIITPTDLLEYTYDGDDCYPTGSEVKPLGQKASPIPNS
- the rpmI gene encoding 50S ribosomal protein L35, which codes for MPKLKTRKAAAKRFRATGSGKIMRRKAFKNHLLEHKSSNKKRQLSKMAVVNERDEENVRGMLPYL
- the rplT gene encoding 50S ribosomal protein L20, whose amino-acid sequence is MTRVKRGNVARKRRKKILKLAKGFRGSHSTLFRTANQRVMKALRNAYRDRKKRKRDFRRLWITRINAAARLHGLSYSQLMGNLKKADVQLNRKMLAQLAVLDPASFSKVAELATQAKG
- a CDS encoding transporter substrate-binding domain-containing protein gives rise to the protein MGNGCNRWKTIDRLYPLLSAAIFVLLAFCFVFADARLSASAAQLSEIQRRGYIKIAVKDNLRPLAFRDASGQLQGLEIDLAKALTVDLLGKEDLVRLQPVINQDRLSAVLEDKVDIGIARVTATSSRARLVSFSVPYYFDGSVLLTKDNTVQQLSHLTKRKIAVLDRSSTIAAVRYYLPSAELVGVDSYQAAIALLEKDAVAAFAADGSVLSGFVQQYPQYRILLTKLSTEPLSVVMPKGLQYDELRRRVNVAIARYIDSGWLSERLKYWGLPNQFTDFKQNF
- a CDS encoding prenyltransferase/squalene oxidase repeat-containing protein, producing MQGEKKVETFGNSKQPGTLVRLWDFSNISINDLFRERKTVFEPRKHLDAAIQWLKRAQDCSPDDGISWGYSLKGGWRLSYRETTGYIADTFFDLAYEIQDDDAWNRAVSACKWLVRIQNDDGSISDPRYGSKGIVFDTGQVLQGLLRAYEETQDLYFLQAAEAAGNWLVKVADETGRWTQNTHLNVPHVYNTRVAWPLLKLHVISPHPDRERVARANLDWAVSQQQAGWFDQCAFQPGVPPFTHNIAYANRGLLEAGYLLNEPKYIDAAIAGARAVLKHVRANGFIPGQIDLQGKPHGNYCCLTGNCQMAIIWLKLFQQTGQQEYYQAAFNSLQYVMSCQDIQTSNPNIRGGIKGSEPIWGTYTRLSYPNWAAKFFVDALLLLITLKQ